The sequence below is a genomic window from Daphnia pulicaria isolate SC F1-1A chromosome 6, SC_F0-13Bv2, whole genome shotgun sequence.
GTTTCAAGCTTTTGTAAAAGCGGCAGGTGGCGTAGAATGAAGGCAATAACATATGGCTCATTACTGCTGAAATAATTTATCCGAATTTCTTCCAAGGTTTGGCAGAATGAATATAAGAGATGAGGCGGCACACAACATTCATTGTAAGCCTTTTTCTGTTCGGTGGCCGGGTTTTGGTCGTGTTCGATTGAGGGAACATCTGGAGTGACATTTCTCAGCAGGGTCAAATCACCGCAGTAGAATATACTCAAAAATTCGTCGATGGAAAGAGGTAAATTATCGAAACCGAGACGCAAGGACTTTAGACGCGGACAAGACTTTCCCAAAACGGAGATGATGGATTTGCACTGAATGGGAACCTTGTCTAAATGCAAGCTTGTCAGAAGAGTAAATTGGCTGATGTAAAAACCAATGGTCTCTGGCCAGTCTTGCGCCTAATAAAATAAGTACATATCTCAAGTTATCATTtgtttaaaacagaattttatGTGTCACTTCTAAAACGTAAAACCTACCAAGCCGTTTGAGCAACGGAAGTGAAGTTTCCCAAGATTCGGGCAGCGCTTGATGATGATCGGCAAAATGCGATTATCAAAACATTCACATCCATCCTCGTCCCTACAAGGAATCTCGACGAGGTCCATGTGATCGTCCAAGATAACATCAAGAAGGCGAAAAAGACCCACTAGATCTCTGGCCTCTTTTCCCTGACTCTGAAAATGTTTAAGTAGTCGAAGACGcatatctttatttttatttgcgtCATATTGGCCTAGTTTCTGATTTAGCTCATTACGAGCGGAATGAAGCGGTCGTTCTTCATCGGCTGATCGGAGCAGGGCGTCAACCatgcaaaaataaatgtttaacatTTCGTCTTTGTTTTCCTCCTCCAATCCAGGCGCAGATGCTTCTTCGGACGATGAAGGTGTTGACGACGGTGGCggtgttgtcgtcgtcggagGTTTTGGTCTCATGGCCCAGCTACCTTCATAGGCACCTTCTACGTCTTGACTAGACTTGCGTTTGCGGCTATCACTTAAGTTAGACACGGCGATCGGCCTCACCACCGCACTGCgttgagaaaacaaaaatatatgaGTTCAAAGATAGGAAAACttcataaattaaattataaattagaCAGTTTACTGATGCATCCAATTTTTCTCtggcgaaaacaaaattacaattacatttttttataaaattaataaaacttaCGAAGAAAATGTCGCTATTATTAATCAAAGTTAGATTTTATTCCAAACGGCTGTTTTTCGAATACGAAAggtggcatttttttttttacacgaaTGATTGCCACATTTTGTTGAtgaaacacatttttgaataataaaagacaCTGGGAAAATTGTTACTAAAACACTTTTGCACTGTAAGCGTAGCCTAAACGCTAAACTTTACACTAATAAATTTTGGGGTTGAAGCGCCTTTTGGGATGCACTTCACGTGCCGAATGCCTCATACACAATATTAAAAGGTGAACGCAAATTCTCTTCCCGATGTCCGACGGCCATTCACAGCCGAGTTTTATAAGTGTTTCAAGGTAAAATCTTGAAGAGTATACCTCGACCAAGGTATAACCGTGTGCAGTTTTGGCTTTTTGGAGCTCATTCTTTGATTGTTCGTAGTATAGCCACGTGCCGTTTTTCATCCTCGCAAAAAGGGGTTGCTTCCCAGTTCCCACTGTGACCTTGTACTTTGATTTGTTTAGACTTAATGggaaaaacatgaaattttaCACATCAAGGTCTTTCATTGATTGAGGACTAAGATCCCCGCTCAAATGCGCAGGTAGTGGAAGTTCAcgtgtttaattttttataaaacgcAAAATTCGATTTCTAATTTTTGGTTGCATTTGTATCGTTTGGCAACGCAGGAAGTATCAGTATACCTTGCTGCAGACGAACATTTTGAGAAATACTGTTTCAAAAGTTGTAGTTTAGTGGATGTTTGAAGAGCACATGTTCTTTAGATTCCGAAGGAACATAACTAATCAAACGAGAAAATGTCATCGTTTACATTAGGTCACTTTAGCCAAGTATGCAGCCAGTTGTTAAACCACTACTATGGAGAAATTGTCGGCCAAGTCGGATCCTATTTACTTAGGCGAGGCAATCGTATGTTGACCGACATACGTACTGCAACCGGCTTGTCCATTCGCGAAGTGTGATCAATTTTAACTATATTAAAGAGACACTTTCTAAAAATTCTGCATTTTTCATAGGTTAAGAAAGCTTTGGCTGTGATGATTCAACATAACCTAGTCAAATTCCAAGCAAGTGAACGGAATAACATTGTTGCAGAGTACTCAATGATGCATCACAATGTCTACTGTCTCATTAGATACCCAAAGtacatttttcttatatagtggtaatttcattttaaaattttacagtTGACTTTGCAGGTATCTATACATGATTAAGAGGATTTATGGGACATCGGAAGAAATTCTGCTAGAGATCTTGCTAAATCTAGGACAAGCAAGTGCTTCCAATGTTATTTTCCATTCAGCAAATAGGCTGAACGAAGCTAATGGTATTTTCAGCCctgatttttgtaaattaCAGTAACCATACTTATATTCGTTGTAGATAGTGAAGTTTTAAGTCCCTCAGCCCTCCATCAAAGTTTTCAAAGACTTGCCCAAGATAACTTCATCATTAGATGCCCAAAGCTTGCAGAAAACGCAACTTTACTAAAAGTGCCCACACTTGAAattgaagagaaagaaaaatttgctgTTCCAAACGTGGAGATTGAACCTATAGCCAGAATgctgaaagaaaaagcaaCTCAGTTAGGCGGACATTGCGACAGCGAAATAATTTGGCGTGTAAATCACGAACGATTTGACATTGAATTGAGGTAGAAATAAATTTATCTCCACCCTAAATTGCCATTTTTATTGTatgtaaaaaatgttttttaggaATGTGATTCTAGTCAATGCTGCTGCCAGAAGAGTGGATACAACAGCTGGCGAATTATACCATTTAATCCTCAAGCTCTGGCGCGAAAGTAGCAACCCCGATTCACCAGCAACAACTCCCGTATCCTACAACGTAATTAAGGATGCCGTTAGAAAAAACGACAGTAGTCCGATTTTGTTGGAACATTTCGATCACTACTTGAGAGTGCTGCACGAGGATTCTGCTGGTTTGATTGACAAACCGGGCGATGCTGGTGGCGGTCAATTCAATCTTGACTATTCGAAAGTTTTCGAAAATTTGGCTTGCGCTTCGTTGGACTCGattgtactagaaagatttggATCGAAAGCTTTACGACTCTTTAGGTGgatcagaaattttaaaaatggttcagGATATGCTAAAACATTAAATCTTCTTGTTTCACACTCTTAGACTGACTCGGATTCAGAAGTTTATGGAACAAGACCAGATGCAGAATGTTGCAATGATTCCGGCCAAGGAAGCCAAAATGTTCACCTACAAATTGCTGGAACACAACTTTCTACAAATCAAGGAACTGAAAAAGGGGACTTCCAATTTTGCTCCGGTCAAATCCTTCATTTTGTACCACGTCGACTTACCTCAGGTGAGAACGAAATATAAATACCTTGATATGATGCTGTGTAATTGCAAAAATACTTCCTTGCACAGGTTGTCCGGACAGTACTGGAAGCGAGTTACAAAGGCTTATTTAACGCTATGGTACGGCAAATGCACGACTTGACAGAAAACAAACGCCTGCTTGAAAAACATGCCATGTTGGAATCAATGCTTGAACGTCTAAAAGGAGATGATGGAGTTCCCGAAGAGGAAATAGCAGAAGTTAGTATTTCCCATTTTCGCAAATCTCTTGATTAAAATACTCCCACTGTTTGACTTACGAAACTTTTCTATTGTAACAGTTATCCGATACGATGCACCCTGCCGAAAAGTCTTTAGTGGAAAAAATTCACTTAATGAGTGATAATCTGACGTTAGGACAAACCCAGGCAGACGAAACAATCCTAATATTGGAAAGttatttaaagtttaaatcaaAGGAATTGTAACATTGGGTGTCACGAATCTGACGTTGTCTGGGTTTGGGTTTTGGATGTGAAACTGCTGCGTAATTGTCGAAGATGTTCAagaaagcaatcaaggatcATCCCTTAACCTAACTCATGTCATGTGTCGCTCGAAATTGTCTTggattgtaaaattttgttcGAGAATAATAACTAAGCATTTTTCAACATTCCCCATAAAGTATTTGCAGAAATGACtcagtaaaaagaaaaccagcCGTTTGTAGTCGAAGAAAAATTATCTAGAGCAACAGCAAAAGGCGCGCTTTGTGAAATAGACACCCTCAagggaatgaagaaaaaacatgTAAATAAGCAAAACTTACGTTATGGGGCTCGTTGACAATTTTGTCATTGTGTCACCTTATCGGTAGAAAATTAAGAAACAGTGTAATGCGTAGTTGGCACAGGTTTATAAGCACTCAAAAACTGACCACCAATTGTTGCTTGTCGAATGACAGATTCTCGATAACACGCCAG
It includes:
- the LOC124344319 gene encoding DNA-directed RNA polymerase III subunit RPC3-like; the protein is MSSFTLGHFSQVCSQLLNHYYGEIVGQVGSYLLRRGNRMLTDIRTATGLSIREVKKALAVMIQHNLVKFQASERNNIVAEYSMMHHNVYCLIRYPKYLYMIKRIYGTSEEILLEILLNLGQASASNVIFHSANRLNEANDSEVLSPSALHQSFQRLAQDNFIIRCPKLAENATLLKVPTLEIEEKEKFAVPNVEIEPIARMLKEKATQLGGHCDSEIIWRVNHERFDIELRNVILVNAAARRVDTTAGELYHLILKLWRESSNPDSPATTPVSYNVIKDAVRKNDSSPILLEHFDHYLRVLHEDSAGLIDKPGDAGGGQFNLDYSKVFENLACASLDSIVLERFGSKALRLFRLTRIQKFMEQDQMQNVAMIPAKEAKMFTYKLLEHNFLQIKELKKGTSNFAPVKSFILYHVDLPQVVRTVLEASYKGLFNAMVRQMHDLTENKRLLEKHAMLESMLERLKGDDGVPEEEIAELSDTMHPAEKSLVEKIHLMSDNLTLGQTQADETILILESYLKFKSKEL
- the LOC124344318 gene encoding uncharacterized protein LOC124344318 isoform X1; its protein translation is MTKLSTSPITAVVRPIAVSNLSDSRKRKSSQDVEGAYEGSWAMRPKPPTTTTPPPSSTPSSSEEASAPGLEEENKDEMLNIYFCMVDALLRSADEERPLHSARNELNQKLGQYDANKNKDMRLRLLKHFQSQGKEARDLVGLFRLLDVILDDHMDLVEIPCRDEDGCECFDNRILPIIIKRCPNLGKLHFRCSNGLAQDWPETIGFYISQFTLLTSLHLDKVPIQCKSIISVLGKSCPRLKSLRLGFDNLPLSIDEFLSIFYCGDLTLLRNVTPDVPSIEHDQNPATEQKKAYNECCVPPHLLYSFCQTLEEIRINYFSSNEPYVIAFILRHLPLLQKLETSDFEFKDYTTSIRALWDTQNRMHRESSADESMELSLPSNSDSIVLKEFSGKLALTSLFVEGERDYLNLKSMCELCPDLQKLHLLETSVRDVAETKTSENGFTLLEIANDFNKLNKLRVLTCTESDGPLCSVITQATAPFLTALEVVLDGVFIPKFDFLISCDNLQILKLSTEFHPPLKSYFSVETKSNLIPETFLPKLEEVQLDFCMNSELEELFLKKSTLKHIDVLCLHHVGQSDEQFIELFLQWPHLVSFKYKMPRKFTVDMGLKILAHLPCLRSLSLFKDIKYRCSGDFNQLKKTCRQRNIKLDLHLFVDTYLCIDGDVNGDRVSTSDESETDS